agactggaggagagaagaggcttcAACACCTGCGGTGGGAACGTGATAGAGAATCAGTTCACAAGGCGTAAAGGGCTTGTCTTggtgcagtgagggcccagctgaggtTCGATGACATATAATTGTAGTGGGCCATATTAACATGGTCATCgcctttcttcctccagctctgcTCAGTACCCCCTGTTGTCAAGGAGCTTTTATATTAGGGAGGGGAATAGTTCACGGACACAAATACGTAAACATGAGataatctgaggagggagagagcactaaCGATTGGAAGAATATGAAAGGTTTTCCAAAGGTTGTGGCAGCTGAgctaaatataaagataaaaattttgaGAGGTGGGATTAAAGAGAAAATGCGTTCCAGACACAGGGGACGGATTATGGGAATGTGTGGAAGCCAGAGATGTGATGAGGAGTTTAGGGAATAGTTAAAAAATGATGGGTttttctctgtgactttgggcaagttatttaatgtttacaggcctcagtttcctcacctgaatcTAAGTCTAAGtattccccatcctcaaaaaaaccttTACTAGATCTTACCAtccccctcaagctatcatcctatacctctcctccctctttcggCCAAAATCAGAGCAATTCCCAGCTGTTTGCACTTGgtactttcatttcctttcctctcatttctcaACCCTTTGCAGTGTGGCCCCTGCCCTTATcgctcaactgaaactgctctaaGGCACCAGTGATCTCTGAATTGCCCATTTTGATGGACTTTCTCAgccctcatccttcttaacctctttgcagcatttgacaccgttgaccaccctctcctcctagaTGTAATATAAATGATtggaactaaatgacctctaagatccctgaTGAGCCTGTGATTCTAGTGGGTTGACTTGGAAATCTGCTATCTCAGTACTGATGACGTTGGAGCTAGATTCCTGTTGTGCTGTGCTAAGAGCTATAGGCTGAGCCACCCGTGGCTGGGGAATTAACACTTCCATTTTCAGttccttttttgcttcttatTTAAGACAGTTTGTCTAGTGTGTGAAAGGAAATAACATGGAGTAATGccggaaaggtaggttggagaaAAACTAtggatattttgtatttatcctaaAAGAGTCACTGAAGAATTTTGAGCAGGGGAACGAgatggtcagatttgtgttttaggaaggttattttggcTGCTGCATGGAGGATGAATTGCTTAGAGAGATTGGAAGGGGGAAAACTAATTAGGAAGCTGTCTCAATAGCctgggcaagaggtgatgagggcctgaaccagggtggcAGTTGTGTGAGTGAAGGTGAGGGAACAGAGattgtggatcaaatgagataatgtacatgaaATCCTTTGTGAGCTTCAAAGTGATAGATAAGTATCAattgttataataataaatattattattgttatggtaGTAGAGCTGGCATGTCTTGGATATTAATCAGTACAGGGagtgaaggagaaataaaagacaaagatGATACCGAGGGTACCAACTTGGTGACTGAGAACATGAGGGCACTCTCAGTAGAAGTCCAAAAGTCTTGAGGAATGACAGGGTTAGAAGGAATAAGGGCTGCTGTTCTGGAAATATTGACTTCTAGAAGCTGATGGGATATCCAGAAGATGACCAGGGGTAGTTAGTTAAAAGTGCGGGAATGGAATTCAGGGGAGAGAGTAAAGCAGAAAGTCTGGATTTGGGGGTCCTCTGCATAAGGGTAATAATTCAACACAAGGGAACCAGTGACATCACCAAGTTCAAGAGAATGGGTAGAAAAATAAGAGGGAAGTTCCCAGCAGAGCCTTGCAGGACAAACTCAGATTTAGGGGCAAGGTAGGAAGACGGAGCAAGAAAATGCAGTGCTGAGGAAGccaagaagcagctaggtggtacagtggatagagtattggttcaggaagacctgaattcaaatctaacctcagacacttcctagctgagtgatcctgggtatgtcacttaacctctgactttctcagtttcctcagctgtaaaatggggctaataagagcccctacctcccaaggttgttgtgaagaccaaatgagataatatttgtaaagtgtttggcacataataaatgttccctccctcccaagagaGGTAAGAGTATGTAGGATAGGATGATCTGTGGTATCGAgaactgcagagaagtcaaggagaatcaAAACTGGGCAAAGGCCAGCAGACTTAGCCTGGCAAGATCAGATATACTGTAGGAAAGTTCAGAGGGGGGAGGGTAGTTTCAGCTCAGGAGAATCCAGGCTGATGTTGGTAAAATCCTGCTGGGGCTCCTTCCTTCTTAAATGAGACAGAAGCCTTGGATCTCCATGCCAATGACCCCAGGTttggaaaaaatgcttgaaatgctagctatactagtctggtggggggaggaagaagaggcagtTAACAGGtttattttctcccccccccccttaggatttcaaaattttaaaaaacatttttatttaaagttttgagttgcaatttctgtccctcccttccctcccctctccctgagatgttAAACAATaagatatatgttatacatgtgcaattatataaaacgtttccatattagtcattttatacgagaagaatagaatcaaagaaaaaatgaaaaaaaaaaaccaaagtgaaaaaatagcatgcttccgtctgtattcaaataatgtcagttctttctctggagtcagATAGTGACCTCTgacattagtcctttgggattcgatcattgtattgctgagagtggCTAAGCCATTTACAATTCTTCATGAGACAATATTGTTAGGACTGTGCAACGTTCTCCTGGTGCTTTTCACTTTGCTatgcgtcagttcatgtaagtctttccaggtttttctgaaatcatcctgcttgtcatttcttatagcacaataatattccattatagtcgtataccacagcttgtttaaccattccccaaccaACAGGCAtcattttgatttctaattcttagccaccacaaaaagaactgttatgaatatttttgtacaaataagtcctccCCCTcctatttttttatctctttgggatacaggcctagcagtggtattgctggatcaaagggtatgcatggttttatagccctttgaatatagttccaaattactctccagaaaggttgaatcagttcacaactccaccaacagcagTTAAGTGccccagttttcctacatcccctccaacatttgtcattttccttttttgtcatattagccaatctgataggtgcgatgtagtacctcagagttgcttattttgcatttctctgatcaatagtgatttagaacattttttcataagatgatagatagctttgatttctttgaaaactgcctgttcatatcctttgaccatttatcaattggggaatgatttgtatttttatatatttgagaatttatatatttgagaaatgaggcctctatcagagatatttgttgcaaaattttttccccaattttccgtTTTCTTATAactttgattgcattggttttatttgtgcaaaaactttttaattttatataatcaaaatcatctgttttacattttgtgatgctctctgtatcttctttggtcctacatttttcccttatccacaaatctgacagataaGCTATTCCATGCTTTCTTAATTCGCTTATTTTATTaccaccctttatgtgtaaatcatgtacctattttgatgttatcttggtatatggtgtgagatactgGCCTATACCTTGTTTTCCAGGTTTCCTAGCGGTGttggtcaaataatgagtttttgttctaaaagcttggatctttgggtttatcataaactagattactatggtcatttactataatgtgatttgtacctaatctattccactgatccaccactctgtttcttagccagtaccagattgttctgATATGGATGTATGGAttctcttgatatccttgagcttttgttcttccaagtgaatttcatttttttttagctctataaaataattttttgatagtttgattggtatggcactaaattaacagattaatttaggtaaaattgtaatttttattatattagctcagcctacccgtgagcaatgaatatttttccaattgtttagatgtgattttatttgtgttaaaaatgttcatatagttcctaggtttgtcttggtaggtagaatcccaaggattttatattgtctataattattttaagtggaatttctctttctatctcttgctgctagactttgttaatatatagaaatgctgatgatttatgtggatttattttgtatcctgcaactttcttaaagttgttaataatttcaagtagtttttcagttgattctctaggattttgtaAGTGTAACATCATCTCATCtcaaagagtgacagttttgtttcttcattgcctcttctaattcctttagtttctttttcttctcttattgctatagctaacatttatagtatGATATTAAATAACAGAAGTAGTAacagacatccttgcttcacctctgattgtattgggaagacttctagcttatgcccattacagataattatcgctgatggctttagataaataaagtcctctattttgttaaatgtctatttttttcccttgagattaTATTCTgtttcgctgggtaggtgattcttggttgtaatcctaactcctttgccttccagtatatcatattccaagccctccagttctttaatgtggaagctgccaaatcctgtgtaatcctgactgtagctccatgatacctgaattgcttctttttgactgcttTTAATCTgtgagatctggaatttggctatgatgttcctgggagttttcttttgggatccttttcaggCAGTGATCAgttgattcttttaatttctattttgctctctggttcaaATATGTCAaggtagttttctttgataatttcttgaaagatgttgtccaggtttctttcttctttgtttttttaatgatggctttcatgtagtctgataattcttatattatctctcctggatctgttttctaggtcagttattttttttttcaatgagaaattccatattttcttcttttttaaacttttaaaattttgttttatcgTATTTTGATGTCCCATAGAGTGATTAGTCTCCACTTgatcaattcttatttttaaggaattattttcttcagtgatcttttgtacttccttttccatttggtcaaggctatttttttagggagttattttccttggtaaatttttgtatatcttttcccgtgccattgattctttttcatgattttcttgcattactttcatttcttttcccaatttttcttctacttctctaatttgctttttaaaataattttaaagctctcccaggaattctttttggatctgagaccaaattacacttttctttgaggcttcacatgtagccattttgacactattgtcctcttctaagtttatgccttgatcctccctatcaccatagtaactttctataatcaagctcttttttttttttgcttattttttcctgtctttttttttttgtgtgtgacttGGTGGTTTTCACGTGAGAGTTGGACTCTGgtcctgcactgtcccaagctttttgtgctggggctctgggtcttactgctggctttcactgggttccagggcttagctgcttgctttctctggagggtagGCTTCCCTTTTCTCTTGTGCTGCGAAGTGGGGCTTCCTCGTCGGCCTCCCCAGGTCTGGGGCTTAGCTGCTGGCCTGCCCCAGGAACAGGTCCTGGCTGCTGAGTTGTTACGGTACCAGAGTCTCTCTGGTGGTTGGCCCGGGAGGAGGGATTTTGTTGGTGGTCCGCCCCAGGGATGGGgccctgctgctgggttgctGGTAGACCCCAGGGTTGGGGGAATCTCGCTGTTGGTCAGCCCCAGGGTGGGGCTTCACTACTGGTCCGTAATAGGGTCAAGGCCTCACTGGTGGCTTCTCGTGGGGGTGGGGTCTTACTGCACTGCATAGACTGCTTACTTGCCTAGGAGGCTGCATTTGCAGGAGGATGGGGCCTCACCGCTGGATTGCCCCAGGGTTGGAGCCTTGCTATAGGCCCCCTactgtgacagacctttcctcctGTGCTCCTAGACCAATTCTGAGGTGGTTTTctaattgtttggaggggaattcgGGAGgacttcagagggttccttcctcacttcaTTATCTTGGCACCGGAAGTCCCAACaagtttattttcagttcttttccagGAAGGCTGTCTGTAACTATGACTAAACCCTTACCCTGTGAGTAAGttgctgagatttttttttgccagattTCTGAGTGGAGCTGTAGGGTGGAGGAAGCAACCTAGGAATTCCAGAAGCCTTAGGGCCACAAACACAGGAAGGTAAGTAGTGGACATGGACCCCTCCCCACAATCCCATGCCCCCCAACCCCTATTCTCACCTGTAGCTCTCTGTGAAACTAAATCCATGACCCTACTGTGGCACAAATGTACACAGTTTTTGACGTTCTGCTTCCTGGAGGGGGAAGGAATGTGGGTGAGGCTGGGCAGGGATGTTACTAGAAGGGTAAGGGATAGATTGTTTACCTGGCTAAGGGGTTGGAGAGAAGAGTGTTGCTAACACATGTGTATCTGTAATAATGTATCTTCAGGTATATGAGTATAAATATATACCAatggcctttctcagtcctcttttTTCCTCAGCTTCCATCTCTGTATTAGCACCAGGGAGCACCCCTCCTTATGCTGGGGTTTGGGCTTAAGAGGAGGCCCCAAAGAGAATTTCCCTTTCTGTACTCTCTGGAAAAGGGAGTATCTAGGGGAGGGCCCTCTGAAGGGATGGGGCAGTTGTGGGCAGAAATGAGATCTCATTCCTTTTCCCCAAGGTGGGGCCTTTTTCAAAGCGGGAAGAAGGTCAGGAACAGGAGCTGTATCAGTGAGTCTCTTTGTTCCCACAGATGCCCAGACCCCATCTCCACCCCTCCATCCCCAAGCCCCGGGGCCAGGGGGCTCGGAAGGCAGCCTGTGTCCTGTTGAGCTTCTGTCTGATCATTTTATGTATCCTCGGGGAACCAGCTGCCCACACCCTCCAGTGGCTGCTgttctccttcacctctctgcAGGTGGGGCTGCTGCTGAAGGGGATCTGCTGCCTGGCTGAGGAACTCAGTCATATCCAATCCAGGTAAGGTAGCAGGAagaatggacagagcactggccggTATGAgggggaaagctaggtggcacagaggacagagcgccaggcctggtgtcaggaagacttggcttcctgagttccaatgtagtctcagatacttactagctgtgtgaccctgagcaagtcacttaaccctgtttgtctccgtatcctcatctgtcagatgggctagagaaggaaatggcaaaccactccagtatctttgccaagaaaaccccaaaagaggtcacaaagagtcagacacgactgaacaacttggagtcaggaagaaccaagttcaaatcctgccttagatactagccgagagaccctggacaagtcacttgatctctatcaacctcaattttacagatgaggatagtaatagcacctagctcccagggctCTCGTGAAAATGAAATGCTCTCTAAATGCTATCTGTTATTATTGTTAGGGTCTTCCTTACCTCCCACTTTCCATGGCCTCTCCCCTTCACCTGCAGAGCCCTCCAAAGCATCTCTCCTTCCATTTGTCCTCCCCTTCCTTCGTGACCCTTTACCTCTGCTCTGCACATGGGGCGGGACATGGTGCCTGCCCCGTGGGGAGCCAGCCTCCTGCCCTGCTAGTGAGGCACTTGTGCCTCACATGACTCTCATGTGAGAGAGATGTAGCTTCACTCATTCACACGTGTAACTTGTCCAAGCCTGGAAGTTCTCACTTTATCTAGGCTCAGTCTCTCCTGAGGCCCCTTCCCaccaaaaagcagaaaaataaaacccactgTCCCCACAACCTTGAAAAGAAAGGGTGGAGTCAAGGAGAGAATAGCAGGCCCCAGGGACTATTCTGCTCTCTTCCCGTTCttacttctcccccacccccatatttcTGCATCAGCAAGTATTCCATCCATAGGGCAGTAAGAACCAGGCACAGTTCCTCGGAGGTGATGACTGAGGCCCATGCTACCCCTCGTAATGGAGTCAGGGCCTAGATTCAGGACTGGTCAGAAAACCTTGGGTAGAATCTGTTAGTCCTAGTCTAGGCCATGAGCACTGGCCAGGTCCCTGGGTATGTAGCAgctttactttctcttctctccgtATGACCCTCCAGGTACCAGGGGAGTTACTGGCAGGCAATACGAGCCTGTACAGGCTCACCACTCCAGCGGGGCTCTCTGTTGCTGCTCTCGGGATATTTCTGCGTCACCTTCTCTAGTAAGCCAAACCTGTCACTCACCTGGACTTTTGCCTTGCTGGGTCTCTCTCAAGCACTGAGCTTCATCCTAGGACTCCAGGTACAAAAGACCAGGGGGGTAGATTTGGAGACAGGGGAGGCAGAAGGGCACTTGGCACCAAAtcaggggggagggagagggtgtgAGTATGTCTGCCCCTACCTAGGGGAGCATGAAGGAGGCTATTGGAGATTTGTGGTTTTAAAAAGCAcaaatgagaatttgtttttgaGCCCTCAGTTACTGAAGGGGATGAAGCAGTTGGGGATGCCACTTGAATGGCAGACAGAGGACCCAAAGATGAGTGGGCTCTGGCCAGCACTCATGAGGGTGTCTGCCCTGCCCTCCAGAGCCTGAGTCCAGCTGAGATCTCTGAAGTCTGTGAGAGGAGACATCTCAATGTGGCCCACGGACTGGCCTGGTCATACTATGTCGGGTACCTGAAGCTGATCTTGCCTGGTGAgtggccctccccacccccatctcgaAGACCCAGCAGACAATAAGAAGGGCTCTATACCTGTCTCAAATGCTTTAtcatttccaaagtgctttcccaaATGGCACTTCATTTATTATTCACAAAACCCCTGGGGAATAGAGAGGCCAGGCATGATTATTCGCATTTAATAGGTAAAGAAACAGGCTCTTGTGGAAAGTGAATTTCCAGGGTCTGAGTGAATCAGTGATGCAACTGAGATCCAAACCCAGGGGAGGTTGTGTCCAAATTCCTAGGCCAAGTTCCACTGTTCCCTGCTGCCTCCTGGACGAGCCCCAGAGATGACTGGGAGAGGGTCTCCTGACACTTTCAGATGCTGAATCAATACCGCTATGGGGGAGTGAGGTCCAGAGTCAAATGACCAGCCCTGAATCTAGGCCCTGACTCCATTACGAGGATGTAACATGGGCCTCAGTCATCACCTCTGAGGAGTTGTGCCTGGTTCTTACTGCCCTATGGATAGAATATTTGCTGATGCAGAAATATGGGGGCTGGGAAAGAGAAGCAAGAACGGAAAGAGAGCAGAATAGTCCCTGGGGCCTGCTGTTCTCTCCTtgacttcctctttttttcaagGTTGTGGGGAgagtggattttatttttctgccttttggTGGGAAGGGGCCTCAGGAGAGACTGAGCCTAGATAAAGTGAGAACTTTCAGACTTGGACAAGTTACACGTGTGAATGAGCAAAGTTACGTCTCTCTCCATACAAGAGTCATGTGAGGCACAAGTGCCTCACTAGCAGGGCAGGAGTCTGGCTCCCCATGGGGCAGGCACTATGTCCCACcccatgtacatgtatacatacacacctgTTGCTGGGTGGGTCCACTGAAGAGGTCAGGTTAGGGGGCACAGTTGTCAAAAATCTCCTGCCagtgtctttccttctctctaggAAAAGAAACACAAGGAAGGACCTCTCCTGGTTAAGCCCCAAGAACATAGGGAGTCAGCGAGGCACAGGGAAAGATTGTTGAATCAgagaatctggcttcaaatcccagctctctaTTTATTACCTTTGTGAGGCTCCATCATAGCCCTGAACTGATCCATGATCCTACGATAGCCCACTAGCTTTCTGGGGGTGTGATAGACATCAGGGAGATAAACGCCATGACCCTCCCACCACGggttcttcccttcctttctctgtgaTTGTCTCTTTTCTTGAATGATTCGCTGTTGGTTCCTACCCAGAGCTCCAGGCCCGAATCCAAATTTATAATCAGTTCAACAAGGATGTCCTGAGGAGTCCTGAGGGCCAACGGCTCCACATCCTCATCCCTCTGGATTGCAGGGTCCCTGACAACTTGAGTCAGGCTGACCCCAACATTCGCTTCCTGCAAGAACTACCTCAGCACAAAGCTGACCGGGCAGGCGTTAAAGGCAGGATCTATACCAACAGCATCTATCAAATCTGGGAAGACGGGCGGCAGGTGAGTGATAATGcccagtgaggagagagaggggcaAAGCAGAGAAGTGCTAGGAGTCGAGGACAGGGACGGAGGCAAGAGTGTGGATTCTGTGTTCCTGGAAGTGCTAGGAGTCGAGGACAGGGACGGAGGCAAGAGTATGGATTCTGTGTTCCTGGAGCTGACCGACCACAATTCATCATATAATCTTGAGCCGATCACTGCCCTGATCGGGGTTTCCCTAAGGCTCAGCTCCAAAGCCGGAAGAGTGAACAGCAGAAGGACTGTGGGTTTCAGAGTATAGAATAGTCCCTGCCCTGCAGGGAGCTCTGGGCTCTGCTGAACCACAACTTCTGCCCAGCCCAGCCAAGAATCTCAACTCTGTGCGTTCCCTCTGGAAAACCCCCATGGTGGTAATGGGTAAGAGCAACATATGTAGCAGGTCAAGTGCCAACCAGAGAGTCAAGAGCAAAGACAGGTTCTAGTCAGTACCCCGGCCTGGCTTCCTGGCAGAGCAGAAATAATCTGAGAAACACCGGCATGCCCCTCGAAGCCTGTGTCTGCCAGCTGAGGTGTGGGTGGGGAGTGGAGTCCAGGTGGGGAGATCCATAGAGATGGTTATAGGCCACAGCCCCCCAGGTCAGAGAGCACTGGCTACCATTGTTATATAAAGGGAGACCACCGTACCTTCCCTTCTACCCTTACCAGGCAGAAGTCTGTGTCCTGGAGTTTGCTACCCCACTGCAGACCCTGTTTGCCATGTCCCAGGATGCGCGGGCTGGCTTTAGCCGGGAGGACCGCCTGGAGCAAGTCAAACTTTTCTGCCGGACCCTGGAAGACATCCTTGAGGATGCCCCTGAGGTGCGTGACTACTGTCGCCTCATCGTGTACCAAGGTGAGAGGGCAGGGTCATTGTGGGCCCCAGGCCAGGGAGGACTTTTAAGCAGAAACAAGAAACATAGCTGAGCTCCTAAATTAAGAAGCAAGAGGTTATTAAGAGCTTTGTTATCATGGACAAGTTTTGgttattttggggggggaggcagggcaattggggttaagcgacttgcccaaggtcacacagctagtatgtgtgtcaagtgtctgaagccggatttgaactcaggtcctcctgactccagggccggtgctctactcactgtgccacctagctgcccctatcatgGGCAAGTTTTAAGCCtccatttcatctgtaaaataggggtaattaAAGGGATAACAGGACTTAGCCTCCTTCTCTCAGAGTTGTTGGAGGAAAGGTTCTTTGAAGTGCTCTAAAAATGAATTTGTAGCAATAGCAAAGGCACACtgggtctgaagttaggaagacctgaattcaaatctggccgccCACACTCAGTAGCCGCATGTCCCTgggtacaagtcacttaacctgtttgcttcagttccctgatctgtgaaatgggggtggtAACGACATCAACCtcccagggtgattgtgaggaccagatgaggtcatgttcataaagcacttagtacagtgcctggcacacggttggtgcttaataaatgcttgtttccttccttccttgccattttatgggtgaggaaactgaagctgggaGAATTGAAATGACTCCCCCATGATcgcagagctagtaagcatcagaattGGGCTTCTAATCCAGGTCGTCTCACCTCGAGTCTGGgatctttcctccccacctcacTGGCCCACATATATCCTGCCTCACCCTGGAGAAAAGGGCCACAGGGCAGGTTTCCCCAAGAACCTGGAGCATTGGCTTCTAAGGAATCTCAACCTGGAACTGAACAACATGGGCTtagagaggtggggaggaagtgTTGCTAGGATGTCAGAAGGCCCTGGTTCTCTAGTCTTGATTCTAC
This region of Trichosurus vulpecula isolate mTriVul1 chromosome 3, mTriVul1.pri, whole genome shotgun sequence genomic DNA includes:
- the STING1 gene encoding stimulator of interferon genes protein isoform X1; this encodes MPRPHLHPSIPKPRGQGARKAACVLLSFCLIILCILGEPAAHTLQWLLFSFTSLQVGLLLKGICCLAEELSHIQSRYQGSYWQAIRACTGSPLQRGSLLLLSGYFCVTFSSKPNLSLTWTFALLGLSQALSFILGLQSLSPAEISEVCERRHLNVAHGLAWSYYVGYLKLILPELQARIQIYNQFNKDVLRSPEGQRLHILIPLDCRVPDNLSQADPNIRFLQELPQHKADRAGVKGRIYTNSIYQIWEDGRQAEVCVLEFATPLQTLFAMSQDARAGFSREDRLEQVKLFCRTLEDILEDAPEVRDYCRLIVYQEPENRPLSNFSLSKEILHHLRQARQEEFVMEPNRAVGVATSSTLFQEPQLLISGTEEPLSLRTDGF
- the STING1 gene encoding stimulator of interferon genes protein isoform X2 — its product is MPRPHLHPSIPKPRGQGARKAACVLLSFCLIILCILGEPAAHTLQWLLFSFTSLQVGLLLKGICCLAEELSHIQSRYQGSYWQAIRACTGSPLQRGSLLLLSGYFCVTFSSKPNLSLTWTFALLGLSQALSFILGLQSLSPAEISEVCERRHLNVAHGLAWSYYVGYLKLILPELQARIQIYNQFNKDVLRSPEGQRLHILIPLDCRVPDNLSQADPNIRFLQELPQHKADRAGVKGRIYTNSIYQIWEDGRQAEVCVLEFATPLQTLFAMSQDARAGFSREDRLEQVKLFCRTLEDILEDAPESLRIDL